In Streptomyces dangxiongensis, one DNA window encodes the following:
- a CDS encoding MFS transporter, producing MPQQTAADGRTGRQDPPLTGYRRLFALPGARAFTAGNLLARLPMGMFSVSAVVMIAGSRGSYALAGAVTATGLAATGLAGPWIARLVDRHGQARVALPATLASVLGSLALLLCVRCDAPDWTLFAAYAGTAATPNIGGLSRARWAHLLRDEPDALHTANSFEQAADELCFMVGPVLASFLTGTFFPEAGTLAGAVLLLTGMLLFTARRATEPPPVGRSRAPSPLRSPGIAPLLVCFTATGAVFGSMEVVTIAYADAQGHRAAAGAVLALQAAGSCVAGLVYGARKPAVPRLTRCLAAMAVLMVLPWSAAAFTGSLPVLAGALLPAGMATAPTMVTAMTLVQRRTPAGRLNEGMSLVVTGLLTGVACGSAAGGWAAEHLGAVTAFAVPAAAAALALLVGAGSGAAGRFAHRDTARTGQRSPEHGSTVRDVK from the coding sequence ATGCCTCAACAGACCGCCGCCGACGGCCGGACAGGCCGGCAGGACCCACCGCTCACCGGTTACCGCCGTCTCTTCGCCCTCCCCGGCGCCCGCGCCTTCACCGCCGGGAACCTGCTCGCCCGCCTTCCCATGGGCATGTTCAGCGTGAGCGCGGTCGTGATGATCGCCGGTTCCCGGGGCTCGTACGCCCTCGCCGGCGCCGTCACCGCGACCGGTCTCGCGGCGACCGGGCTCGCCGGCCCCTGGATCGCCCGGCTGGTCGACCGGCACGGACAGGCCCGTGTCGCGCTGCCGGCCACGCTCGCCTCCGTGCTCGGCAGCCTCGCGCTGCTGCTGTGCGTCCGCTGTGACGCCCCCGACTGGACCCTGTTCGCCGCCTACGCCGGTACCGCGGCCACCCCGAACATCGGCGGCCTCTCCCGCGCCCGCTGGGCCCATCTGCTGCGCGACGAACCGGACGCGCTGCACACCGCGAACTCCTTCGAACAGGCCGCCGACGAGCTGTGTTTCATGGTCGGCCCGGTGCTCGCCTCCTTCCTGACCGGCACGTTCTTCCCGGAGGCGGGCACGCTCGCCGGGGCGGTGCTGCTCCTCACCGGCATGCTGCTGTTCACCGCGCGGCGGGCGACCGAGCCGCCGCCGGTGGGCCGGTCCAGGGCGCCGTCCCCGCTGCGCAGCCCGGGCATCGCGCCGCTGCTGGTCTGCTTCACGGCCACCGGCGCGGTGTTCGGTTCGATGGAGGTCGTCACGATCGCGTACGCCGACGCGCAGGGGCATCGCGCGGCGGCCGGTGCCGTGCTCGCGCTCCAGGCGGCGGGGTCCTGCGTGGCGGGTCTGGTGTACGGCGCGCGGAAGCCGGCCGTACCGCGGCTGACCCGGTGCCTGGCGGCCATGGCCGTACTGATGGTCCTGCCGTGGTCGGCCGCCGCGTTCACCGGTTCGCTGCCGGTGCTGGCGGGGGCGCTGCTGCCGGCGGGCATGGCGACCGCGCCGACCATGGTGACGGCGATGACGCTGGTGCAGCGACGCACCCCGGCCGGCCGCCTCAACGAGGGCATGAGTCTGGTGGTGACCGGGCTGCTCACCGGTGTCGCCTGTGGCTCCGCGGCGGGCGGCTGGGCGGCGGAGCACCTCGGCGCGGTCACCGCCTTCGCCGTGCCGGCCGCGGCGGCCGCGCTGGCACTGTTGGTCGGCGCGGGCTCGGGCGCGGCGGGCCGGTTCGCGCACCGTGACACCGCCCGGACCGGCCAACGCTCACCTGAGCACGGAAGTACGGTCCGCGATGTGAAGTAA
- a CDS encoding CGNR zinc finger domain-containing protein, with translation MALGGATAPYELRFDAGRVCLDLLATTYPVERLDGTGPLCAWIAGAGIVPAGTVLDHADASWPAGFRELRGSIGTLVREPHAGGRSSYGRALRRVNEAAGAAVPVVLAVRGEDGGLVRELAAPPGRAALLAVVARDAVELLTDPAARAAVRECEGDNCPLVYLDTSRGRRRRWCSSEVCGNRERVARHRRRTAPTRI, from the coding sequence ATGGCACTCGGTGGCGCCACGGCCCCGTACGAGCTGCGGTTCGACGCCGGGCGGGTGTGTCTGGACCTTCTCGCCACCACGTATCCGGTCGAACGGCTGGACGGGACGGGGCCGTTGTGCGCGTGGATCGCCGGCGCGGGGATCGTGCCCGCCGGTACGGTGCTGGACCACGCCGACGCCTCCTGGCCGGCCGGGTTCCGGGAACTGCGCGGGAGCATAGGGACGTTGGTGCGGGAGCCGCACGCCGGCGGCCGGTCGTCGTACGGGCGGGCGCTGCGGCGGGTGAACGAGGCCGCCGGGGCCGCGGTCCCGGTCGTCCTCGCCGTACGGGGCGAGGACGGCGGCCTCGTACGGGAACTGGCCGCGCCGCCCGGCCGCGCCGCGCTGCTCGCCGTCGTGGCCCGGGACGCCGTCGAGCTGCTCACCGACCCCGCGGCGAGAGCCGCCGTGCGCGAGTGCGAGGGGGACAACTGCCCCCTCGTGTACCTCGACACCTCCCGTGGGCGCCGTCGCCGCTGGTGCTCCAGCGAGGTGTGCGGGAACCGGGAGCGGGTGGCCCGGCACCGGCGGCGGACCGCGCCGACGCGCATCTGA
- the smpB gene encoding SsrA-binding protein SmpB yields the protein MAKEQGRKLIAQNKKARHDYHILDTYEAGLVLMGTEVKSLRQGRASLADGFVQLDGHEAWLHNVHVPEYVQGTWTNHSARRKRKLLLHRAEIDKLEAKSQETGHTIVPLALYFKDGRAKVEIALARGKKEFDKRQTLREKQDRRETERVISAARRRQRG from the coding sequence ATGGCTAAGGAACAAGGGCGCAAGCTGATCGCGCAGAACAAGAAGGCGCGGCACGACTACCACATCCTCGACACCTACGAGGCCGGCCTGGTCCTCATGGGCACCGAGGTGAAGTCGCTGCGCCAGGGGCGGGCCTCGCTGGCCGACGGCTTCGTGCAGCTCGACGGGCACGAGGCGTGGCTGCACAACGTGCACGTCCCCGAGTACGTCCAGGGCACCTGGACCAACCACAGCGCCCGCCGCAAGCGGAAGCTCCTGCTGCACCGCGCGGAGATCGACAAGCTGGAGGCGAAGTCGCAGGAGACGGGTCACACGATCGTGCCCCTCGCCCTGTACTTCAAGGACGGCCGGGCCAAGGTCGAGATCGCGCTGGCCCGGGGCAAGAAGGAGTTCGACAAGCGCCAGACCCTGCGGGAGAAGCAGGACCGGCGGGAGACGGAGCGGGTGATCTCCGCCGCACGCCGGCGCCAGCGCGGCTAG
- a CDS encoding LysR family transcriptional regulator has protein sequence MPVPAPADPRLLRSFVAVAEELHFTRAAARLYVAQQALSRDVRRLERELGAELFVRTTRQVTLTADGERLLPLARRVLAAQDDLLAAFAPGQARPLLVDLNSPGLVTGRRVLHRARELAPDCELMARYESGLTGAAADLLAGRLDVSFGRFAGLDPALRSGLEQQPVRYEPMAVVLPDDHPLAALPRVPVGALAGETVYAGAGNPRTREWTDLARQLFEGRGIRLAPPVPMAVGDEEFGRIMAKTRTPVLAVLDFPPMPGTVRRPLVGPVPLSPVSLVWRRGLAHPALAALRRAGAEMARAGGWLRRPGDGWIPAADEDVMNARP, from the coding sequence ATGCCCGTCCCCGCTCCCGCAGACCCCCGCCTGCTGCGTTCCTTCGTCGCCGTCGCCGAGGAACTGCACTTCACCCGGGCCGCCGCCCGCCTCTACGTCGCCCAGCAGGCGCTCAGCCGGGACGTACGGCGGCTCGAACGCGAGCTGGGCGCCGAGCTGTTCGTGCGGACCACCCGGCAGGTCACGCTGACCGCGGACGGCGAGCGTCTGCTGCCGCTCGCGCGCCGCGTCCTCGCCGCCCAGGACGACCTGCTGGCCGCGTTCGCCCCCGGCCAGGCCCGCCCGCTGCTGGTCGACCTCAACAGTCCCGGCCTGGTCACCGGCCGCCGGGTGCTGCACCGGGCCCGCGAACTCGCCCCCGACTGCGAGCTGATGGCCCGCTACGAGAGCGGCCTGACGGGTGCCGCCGCCGATCTGCTGGCCGGCCGGCTGGACGTGTCCTTCGGCCGGTTCGCGGGGCTGGACCCGGCGTTGCGGTCGGGCCTGGAGCAGCAACCGGTGCGGTACGAGCCGATGGCCGTCGTCCTGCCCGACGATCACCCGCTGGCCGCGCTGCCCCGGGTGCCGGTGGGCGCGTTGGCCGGGGAGACGGTGTACGCCGGTGCCGGGAACCCGCGCACCCGGGAGTGGACCGACCTGGCCCGGCAGCTCTTCGAGGGCCGGGGGATCCGGCTCGCCCCGCCCGTCCCGATGGCCGTCGGCGACGAGGAGTTCGGGCGGATCATGGCCAAGACCCGCACCCCGGTGCTGGCCGTCCTGGACTTCCCGCCCATGCCCGGCACGGTACGGCGGCCCCTCGTCGGCCCCGTCCCGCTGTCGCCCGTCTCCCTGGTCTGGCGCAGGGGGCTGGCGCATCCCGCACTGGCCGCGCTGCGCCGGGCGGGGGCCGAGATGGCCCGGGCCGGGGGATGGCTGCGGCGCCCCGGCGACGGCTGGATCCCCGCCGCCGACGAGGACGTGATGAACGCCCGCCCGTGA
- a CDS encoding nitrate/nitrite transporter — MTAPAPTRRSGRWIERWDPEDEGFWAATGERIARRNLWFSVLCEHIGFSVWTLWSVLVLFMGPEYGLTPADKFLLTSVVTLVGAVARVPYTFAVAVFGGRNWTVISAGLLLVPTVAAFWVMEPGTSFTTFLLVGLLTGIGGGNFASSMTNINAFFPLRKKGWALGLNAGGGNIGVPVIQLVALAVIGASGGPRVLLGIYIPLIVVAAVLAALFMDNLASVRNDTGAARDAAKDAHTWIMAFLYIGTFGSFIGYSFAFGQVLTIEFGRTPLQAAYLTFVGPLLGSLVRPVGGRLADRYGGARITLWNYVGMAAATAVLVAASMRRSLPLFVSVFVVLFMLSGLGNGSTFKMIPGIFHAKALAEGLEGEAAVAQGRRLSGASMGLIGAVGALGGVGINLAFRQSFLSSGSGTGAFVAFLVFYGACFALTWAVYLRRTAGQVPATAAASPEKAQLGYAEV, encoded by the coding sequence ATGACAGCCCCAGCCCCAACCCGTCGCAGTGGACGCTGGATCGAGCGCTGGGATCCGGAGGACGAGGGATTCTGGGCGGCGACCGGGGAGCGGATCGCCCGCCGCAACCTGTGGTTCTCCGTGCTCTGCGAGCACATCGGGTTCTCCGTGTGGACCCTGTGGTCGGTGCTGGTGCTGTTCATGGGGCCCGAGTACGGGCTCACCCCGGCCGACAAGTTCCTGCTGACCTCGGTGGTGACCCTGGTCGGCGCGGTCGCCCGCGTGCCGTACACCTTCGCCGTCGCCGTCTTCGGCGGCCGGAACTGGACGGTGATCTCGGCCGGTCTGCTGCTCGTCCCGACCGTCGCCGCGTTCTGGGTGATGGAACCGGGCACGTCCTTCACCACGTTCCTCCTGGTGGGCCTGCTGACCGGCATCGGCGGCGGCAACTTCGCCTCCTCCATGACCAACATCAACGCCTTCTTCCCGCTCAGGAAGAAGGGCTGGGCGCTGGGGCTGAACGCCGGCGGCGGCAACATCGGCGTGCCCGTCATCCAGCTCGTCGCGCTCGCCGTCATCGGCGCGAGCGGCGGCCCGCGCGTGCTGCTCGGGATCTACATCCCGCTGATCGTCGTGGCCGCCGTGCTCGCCGCGCTGTTCATGGACAACCTGGCCTCGGTGCGCAACGACACCGGCGCCGCCAGGGACGCCGCGAAGGACGCCCACACCTGGATCATGGCGTTCCTGTACATCGGCACCTTCGGCTCCTTCATCGGCTACAGCTTCGCGTTCGGCCAGGTGCTGACGATCGAGTTCGGCCGGACCCCGCTCCAGGCGGCGTACCTCACCTTCGTCGGCCCGCTGCTCGGTTCCCTCGTCCGGCCCGTCGGCGGCCGGCTCGCCGACCGGTACGGCGGCGCCCGCATCACCCTGTGGAACTACGTCGGCATGGCCGCCGCCACGGCCGTCCTCGTGGCCGCCAGCATGCGGCGGTCACTGCCGCTGTTCGTGTCCGTCTTCGTCGTCCTGTTCATGCTCAGCGGCCTCGGGAACGGGTCGACGTTCAAGATGATCCCCGGCATCTTCCACGCCAAGGCCCTGGCCGAGGGCCTGGAGGGCGAGGCGGCCGTCGCCCAGGGCCGGCGGCTGTCCGGCGCCTCCATGGGCCTGATCGGCGCGGTCGGCGCGCTCGGCGGAGTCGGTATCAACCTCGCCTTCCGGCAGTCCTTCCTCTCCTCCGGCTCCGGCACCGGGGCGTTCGTCGCCTTCCTCGTCTTCTACGGCGCCTGCTTCGCGCTCACCTGGGCCGTATACCTTCGTCGCACGGCCGGGCAGGTACCGGCGACGGCAGCGGCTTCACCGGAGAAGGCCCAGCTCGGCTACGCCGAGGTGTGA
- a CDS encoding putative immunity protein — protein sequence MLGGRSVPSSHSARPRGTPEPPTPGSRHRRHPATPASHRPDGPRQDRAMPKEPNGPDTIELSADELREIAGWAADCALGVLALFEESVPADPRPREAVEAARAFAAGGRRTAALRQSAWAAYRAAREATSPAAAEAARAASHAAGAAFLHPRASAHQVRHVLGAAAHAVRAGELAAGEPGAGELAAGDSRDAGAGVGEPAAGELGAGEPGAGELAAGDGRDAYAGARAPVGPGRARRARRARRRRRGARAAACRTGRRWTCGSDHAGPRRRAPRLRAGGDGAGGLTAGRESGGAGGSPAGGDRARRGPGTVCLATRQGSRGAGLTGGWGGE from the coding sequence ATGCTGGGGGGCCGTTCCGTCCCCTCCTCACACAGTGCCCGCCCAAGAGGAACCCCGGAACCCCCCACGCCCGGTTCCCGTCACCGACGGCACCCCGCGACCCCGGCCTCGCACCGGCCGGACGGACCGCGGCAGGATCGGGCCATGCCGAAGGAACCGAACGGACCGGACACGATCGAGCTGAGCGCGGACGAGCTGCGGGAGATCGCGGGCTGGGCCGCGGACTGCGCGCTCGGCGTCCTGGCGCTCTTCGAGGAGAGCGTCCCCGCCGACCCGCGTCCCCGCGAGGCCGTCGAAGCGGCCCGCGCCTTCGCGGCGGGCGGCCGGCGCACGGCGGCGCTGCGGCAGAGCGCGTGGGCGGCGTACCGGGCGGCGCGGGAAGCCACCTCACCCGCAGCGGCCGAGGCGGCGCGGGCGGCGAGCCACGCGGCCGGCGCCGCCTTTCTGCACCCCAGGGCAAGCGCTCACCAGGTGCGCCATGTACTCGGCGCGGCGGCACACGCCGTCCGGGCCGGAGAACTGGCGGCCGGGGAACCGGGGGCCGGGGAACTGGCAGCCGGGGATTCCCGGGACGCCGGCGCCGGCGTCGGAGAGCCGGCGGCCGGGGAACTAGGAGCCGGAGAACCGGGGGCCGGAGAACTGGCAGCCGGGGACGGCCGGGACGCCTACGCCGGCGCCCGGGCCCCGGTGGGGCCGGGGCGCGCCCGCCGCGCTCGTCGCGCCCGCCGCCGTCGTCGCGGTGCTCGGGCGGCTGCCTGCCGCACCGGCCGGCGGTGGACGTGTGGGTCAGATCATGCGGGGCCTCGACGCCGTGCTCCGCGGCTGAGGGCGGGTGGGGATGGGGCGGGGGGGCTCACCGCGGGGCGGGAATCGGGCGGGGCGGGGGGCTCACCGGCGGGCGGGGACCGGGCACGGCGGGGACCGGGCACGGTGTGCCTCGCCACGAGGCAGGGATCGCGGGGGGCGGGGCTCACCGGGGGGTGGGGGGGCGAGTGA
- a CDS encoding helix-turn-helix transcriptional regulator produces the protein MARGLADFSPSELRALRMNIYARPGAVALTAEELAREVGTTKAQILAYENGHRVPDPPRVRALARALGTHPSTLMNHQRHASWDIADVRRACGLRARDVVDALGVSPKNYRRFENEGIVPSRRPRFLDQVAALFAISRATLERAVNRTPAVRLRQERAAELIEALAERYVPAPGPWKGPAPDDPDLIELATAYGRPVQRTRRVLTYELGELRQTHVRAERERVIADFDTDRDRQANAQLALARWNQVYARELGRIAPRLEQFHRNAQPSTYWQLLVDLFNVEAYASRAEGGLWAVTRLLAADAARLPPHLVEQRQIEGVCVCRLTAAGLGHLNTFAGLYAALYPGVRRPLRSTHRSGGSRGRLSPGAETFSVPQHGERLVVPQPALEGFRGVVARTKSFVTVELGPRLRLTVGPNFVSAVPVEEELPDPGLLDENTGADGGGDREEGGKDTPPA, from the coding sequence ATGGCACGGGGCCTGGCCGATTTCAGCCCGTCGGAGCTGCGCGCGCTCCGCATGAACATCTACGCGCGTCCCGGCGCGGTCGCCCTGACGGCGGAGGAGCTGGCGCGGGAGGTCGGCACCACCAAGGCGCAGATCCTCGCCTACGAGAACGGGCACCGAGTGCCAGATCCGCCCCGGGTGCGCGCCCTCGCCCGGGCGCTGGGCACCCACCCCTCCACGCTGATGAACCACCAGCGCCACGCCTCCTGGGACATCGCCGACGTGCGGCGCGCCTGCGGTCTGCGGGCCCGGGACGTGGTGGACGCGCTCGGGGTGTCGCCCAAGAACTACCGGCGGTTCGAGAACGAGGGCATCGTGCCCAGCCGGCGGCCCCGCTTCCTCGACCAGGTGGCGGCCCTGTTCGCCATATCGCGGGCCACCCTGGAGCGCGCCGTCAACCGCACCCCGGCCGTCCGGCTGCGCCAGGAGCGGGCCGCGGAGCTGATCGAGGCCCTCGCCGAGCGGTACGTACCCGCCCCGGGGCCGTGGAAGGGACCGGCGCCCGACGACCCGGACCTGATCGAACTGGCCACCGCCTACGGCCGGCCCGTACAGCGCACCCGACGCGTCCTGACCTACGAACTGGGCGAGCTGCGGCAGACGCACGTACGGGCGGAGCGGGAGCGGGTCATCGCCGACTTCGACACCGACCGGGACCGGCAGGCCAACGCCCAGCTCGCCCTGGCCCGCTGGAACCAGGTGTACGCCCGGGAGCTGGGCCGCATAGCCCCCCGGCTGGAACAGTTCCACCGCAACGCCCAGCCGTCCACGTACTGGCAGTTGCTCGTGGACCTGTTCAACGTGGAGGCGTACGCGTCCCGCGCCGAGGGCGGGCTGTGGGCGGTGACCAGGCTGCTGGCCGCCGACGCCGCGCGCCTGCCGCCCCACCTGGTCGAACAGCGGCAGATCGAGGGCGTCTGCGTCTGCCGGCTGACGGCGGCCGGGCTGGGACACCTCAACACCTTCGCCGGCCTGTACGCGGCCCTGTACCCGGGCGTCCGCCGGCCGCTGCGCTCCACCCATCGCTCCGGCGGGTCACGCGGCCGGCTGTCACCGGGGGCCGAGACCTTCTCCGTGCCGCAGCACGGCGAACGCCTGGTGGTGCCCCAGCCCGCGCTGGAGGGGTTCCGCGGCGTGGTGGCGCGCACCAAGTCGTTCGTGACCGTGGAGCTGGGCCCCCGTCTGCGGCTCACCGTCGGACCGAACTTCGTGTCCGCCGTCCCTGTCGAGGAGGAGCTGCCCGATCCGGGCCTCCTCGACGAGAACACGGGCGCGGACGGGGGCGGGGACCGGGAAGAGGGAGGGAAGGACACACCGCCGGCCTGA
- a CDS encoding uroporphyrinogen-III synthase, with translation MDDEEQQSEHGPLAGFTVGVTAARRADELGALLRRRGAAVVHAPALRIVPLSDDGELLAATKEIIAHAPDVVVATTAIGFRGWVEAADGWGLGEQLLGRLRGVRLLARGPKVKGAIRAAGLTEEWSPSSESLAEVLDRLLEEGVDGHRVAVQLHGEPLPGFVESLRAAGADVVPVPVYRWMPPEDISPLDRLLDAAVTRGVDALTFTSAPAAASLLSRAQDRGLLDELLAAMAHDVLPACVGPVTAIPLQAHGVDTVQPERFRLGPLVQLLCQELPSRARALPVAGHRVEIRGHAVLVDGDLRPVPPAGMSLLRALARRPGWVVARADLLRALPGAGRDEHAVESAMARLRTALGAPKLIQTVVKRGYRLALDPAADAKYADT, from the coding sequence ATGGACGACGAAGAGCAGCAATCCGAGCACGGTCCCCTCGCCGGGTTCACCGTGGGCGTCACCGCCGCGCGCCGCGCCGACGAACTGGGCGCCCTGCTGCGGCGGCGCGGCGCCGCGGTCGTGCACGCCCCCGCCCTGCGGATCGTGCCGCTGTCCGACGACGGCGAACTGCTCGCCGCGACGAAGGAGATCATCGCTCACGCGCCGGACGTGGTGGTGGCCACCACCGCGATCGGCTTCCGCGGCTGGGTCGAGGCCGCCGACGGCTGGGGCCTCGGCGAACAGCTCCTCGGCCGGCTGCGCGGGGTACGGCTGCTGGCCCGCGGCCCCAAGGTCAAGGGCGCCATCCGGGCCGCCGGCCTCACGGAGGAGTGGTCGCCCTCCTCGGAGTCCCTGGCCGAGGTGCTCGACCGCCTCCTGGAGGAAGGCGTCGACGGACACCGCGTCGCCGTACAGCTCCACGGGGAGCCCCTGCCCGGCTTCGTGGAGTCGCTGCGCGCCGCGGGCGCGGACGTGGTCCCGGTCCCGGTGTACCGCTGGATGCCCCCCGAGGACATCAGCCCCCTGGACCGTCTCCTGGACGCGGCCGTCACCCGCGGTGTGGACGCCCTGACCTTCACCAGCGCCCCCGCCGCGGCCTCCCTGCTCTCGCGCGCGCAGGACCGCGGCCTGCTGGACGAGCTGCTGGCGGCCATGGCCCACGACGTCCTGCCGGCCTGTGTGGGCCCGGTCACCGCGATCCCCCTCCAGGCGCACGGAGTGGACACGGTCCAGCCGGAGCGCTTCCGCCTCGGCCCCCTCGTCCAGTTGCTGTGCCAGGAACTCCCCTCCCGTGCGCGCGCGTTGCCCGTCGCGGGCCACCGGGTGGAGATCCGCGGCCACGCGGTCCTGGTCGACGGCGACCTCAGGCCCGTACCCCCGGCCGGCATGTCCCTGCTGCGCGCCCTGGCCCGCCGCCCCGGCTGGGTGGTCGCACGCGCCGATCTGCTGCGTGCCCTGCCCGGCGCGGGCCGCGACGAACACGCCGTGGAGTCGGCGATGGCCCGCCTGCGCACGGCCCTGGGCGCGCCGAAGCTGATCCAGACGGTGGTGAAACGGGGCTACCGCCTGGCACTGGACCCGGCGGCGGACGCGAAGTACGCGGACACGTAG
- a CDS encoding S41 family peptidase: MSGRDPFCQPRRTRRGAALALVFAGVLAAGAATGCFPEPAPAHESAAGPLGPATRHEAVQRAAAEAMADGKSPMEAAERAVSRSGDRWGAVYSEGEYEEFQEALDGRYTGVGLSARREPDGRIEVTGVQPGSPAADAGIRTGDRLRSVDGSRVDGRPVTEVVSLLRGDAPAAHAHDAPAGTTVRLGLQRGTRAWTESLRRARLSTHSVTARRLPGGVTVVRIAAFTKGSADAVREALRAAPADGGTILDLRGNSGGLVTEAVDTASGFLDGGLVATYDVDGVQRALHAHTGGDTDRPLVVLVDGGTMSAAELLTGALQDRGRAVVIGSRTFGKGSVQMPTELPDGSVAELTVGHYRTPSGHAVDGRGITPDLEAGPEALGRAETVLTGLGDPS; encoded by the coding sequence ATGTCAGGCCGTGACCCGTTCTGTCAGCCCCGCCGCACGCGCCGCGGGGCCGCCCTGGCATTGGTCTTCGCGGGCGTGCTGGCCGCCGGCGCCGCCACCGGCTGCTTCCCGGAGCCCGCGCCCGCGCACGAGTCCGCCGCCGGGCCGTTGGGCCCGGCCACCCGGCACGAGGCCGTGCAGCGGGCCGCCGCCGAGGCGATGGCCGACGGCAAGTCCCCGATGGAGGCCGCCGAACGGGCCGTGAGCCGCAGCGGGGACCGCTGGGGCGCGGTCTACTCCGAGGGCGAGTACGAGGAGTTCCAGGAGGCCCTCGACGGCCGCTACACCGGCGTCGGGCTGTCGGCGCGACGGGAGCCCGACGGCCGGATCGAGGTGACGGGGGTGCAGCCCGGCTCGCCCGCCGCCGACGCCGGGATCCGCACCGGGGACCGGCTGCGCAGCGTCGACGGCAGCAGGGTCGACGGCCGGCCGGTCACCGAGGTGGTCTCCCTGCTGCGCGGGGACGCCCCGGCCGCGCACGCCCACGACGCCCCGGCCGGTACGACGGTCCGGCTCGGCCTCCAGCGGGGCACGCGCGCGTGGACCGAGTCCCTGCGCCGGGCCCGGCTGTCCACCCACTCCGTGACCGCGCGCCGGCTGCCCGGCGGGGTCACCGTCGTGCGGATCGCCGCGTTCACCAAGGGTTCCGCCGACGCGGTCCGCGAGGCCCTGCGCGCCGCCCCGGCCGACGGCGGGACCATCCTCGACCTGCGGGGCAACTCCGGCGGCCTGGTCACCGAGGCGGTGGACACCGCCTCCGGGTTCCTGGACGGCGGCCTGGTCGCCACCTACGACGTCGACGGCGTCCAGCGCGCCCTGCACGCGCACACCGGCGGCGACACCGACCGGCCCCTGGTGGTCCTCGTCGACGGCGGCACCATGAGCGCGGCCGAGCTGCTCACCGGCGCCCTCCAGGACCGGGGCCGCGCGGTCGTGATCGGCTCCCGCACCTTCGGCAAGGGCTCCGTCCAGATGCCGACCGAGCTGCCCGACGGCTCGGTGGCCGAGCTGACCGTCGGCCACTACCGCACCCCCTCGGGACACGCCGTCGACGGCCGGGGCATCACCCCGGACCTGGAGGCGGGCCCGGAGGCCCTGGGGCGGGCCGAGACGGTCCTCACGGGCCTGGGCGACCCTTCCTAG
- the ftsX gene encoding permease-like cell division protein FtsX — translation MRAQFVLSEIGVGLRRNLTMTFAVIVSVALSLALFGGSLLMSDQVSTMKGYWYDKVNVSIFLCNKHDAENDVHCAKGAVTEDQKKQILVDLKKMPVVENVTHESQDEAYKHYKEQFGNSPLAGSLTPDQMQESYRIKLEDPQKYQVIATAFNGRDGVQSVQDQKGILDNLFQLLNLMNRGALGVMAMMLIVALLLIVNTVRVSAFSRRRETGIMRLVGASGFYIQAPFIAEAAVAGLIGGGLACVGLVVGRYFTIDHGMDLSHKLTLINFVGWDAVLTKLPLILATSVLMPALAAFFALRKYLKV, via the coding sequence ATGCGCGCCCAGTTCGTCCTGTCGGAGATCGGTGTCGGTCTCCGCCGCAACCTGACGATGACCTTCGCCGTCATCGTCTCCGTCGCCCTGTCCCTGGCCCTCTTCGGCGGCTCACTGCTGATGAGCGACCAGGTCAGCACCATGAAGGGCTACTGGTACGACAAGGTCAACGTCTCGATCTTCCTGTGCAACAAGCACGACGCGGAGAACGACGTGCACTGCGCCAAGGGCGCCGTCACCGAGGACCAGAAGAAGCAGATCCTCGTCGACCTGAAGAAGATGCCCGTCGTCGAGAACGTGACCCACGAGTCGCAGGACGAGGCGTACAAGCACTACAAGGAGCAGTTCGGCAACTCCCCGCTGGCCGGCTCGCTGACGCCGGACCAGATGCAGGAGTCGTACCGGATCAAGCTCGAGGACCCGCAGAAGTACCAGGTGATCGCCACCGCGTTCAACGGACGCGACGGCGTGCAGTCGGTGCAGGACCAGAAGGGCATCCTGGACAACCTCTTCCAGCTCCTCAACCTGATGAACCGCGGCGCGCTCGGGGTGATGGCGATGATGCTGATCGTCGCTCTGCTGCTGATCGTCAACACCGTGCGCGTGTCCGCGTTCAGCCGCCGGCGCGAGACCGGCATCATGCGTCTGGTCGGTGCCTCGGGCTTCTACATCCAGGCGCCCTTCATCGCCGAGGCGGCGGTCGCCGGGCTCATCGGCGGCGGTCTCGCCTGTGTGGGCCTCGTGGTCGGCCGGTACTTCACCATCGACCACGGCATGGACCTCTCCCACAAGCTCACGCTCATCAACTTCGTCGGCTGGGACGCGGTGTTGACGAAGCTGCCGCTGATCCTCGCCACCAGCGTGCTGATGCCGGCACTTGCGGCGTTCTTCGCGCTGCGCAAGTACCTGAAGGTGTGA